The Planococcus versutus genome contains a region encoding:
- a CDS encoding protein adenylyltransferase SelO, which translates to MSKKELTHTGWQLDTSYSRLPEIFFSKFSVNPVPAPKLVIFNEKLAATLGLNPEELTSEDGIAILAGNAVPKDTMPLAQAYAGHQFGNFTMLGDGRALLIGEQLTPTGNRLDIQLKGSGRTPYSRSGDGRAALRPMLREYLISEAMHGLGIPTTRSLAVVETGEMIQRETALPGAVMTRIADSHLRVGTFQYAAKFGTKEELKALADYALKRHFPYVTAVSNPYLALFQEVIKRQAELIAKWQLAGFIHGVMNTDNMAISGETIDYGPCAFMDSFDPKTVFSSIDVQGRYAYGNQPMIAGWNLARFAESLLPLLHDTPDEAVRMAQAELTTYIEQFQNHWLAGMRNKLGLFTKEAEDTELAEALLNLMHTHAADYTNTFRALTFDKLNDSKLFSANEFKNWHRSWQARLERQQESLQESQQLMRDHNPAVIPRNHRVEEALAAAEFQQDYSLLHNLLAVLANPYAHSAEQEDYTEPPKATNSPYQTFCGT; encoded by the coding sequence ATGAGTAAAAAAGAACTTACACATACCGGATGGCAACTAGACACTAGCTATTCACGTTTGCCTGAAATTTTTTTTAGCAAGTTTTCTGTTAATCCGGTGCCAGCACCTAAGCTAGTAATATTCAATGAAAAGTTGGCGGCAACACTGGGACTAAACCCTGAGGAATTAACAAGTGAAGATGGCATTGCCATTCTTGCAGGAAATGCCGTTCCAAAAGACACGATGCCCCTTGCACAGGCCTATGCTGGACACCAATTTGGTAATTTCACGATGCTTGGCGATGGTCGCGCTTTATTAATTGGCGAACAACTAACGCCTACTGGTAATCGTTTAGACATTCAATTAAAAGGCTCTGGCAGAACGCCTTACTCACGCAGTGGTGATGGGCGTGCTGCACTCAGACCGATGCTTCGTGAGTATCTAATTAGTGAAGCAATGCATGGACTTGGTATTCCGACAACACGTAGCTTAGCCGTTGTTGAAACGGGCGAAATGATTCAACGTGAAACAGCGCTTCCAGGTGCTGTTATGACACGCATCGCCGACAGCCATTTGCGTGTTGGCACTTTTCAATATGCAGCAAAATTTGGTACAAAAGAAGAGTTGAAAGCACTTGCTGATTATGCGCTAAAACGACATTTCCCTTATGTAACAGCTGTTTCGAATCCGTACTTGGCCTTGTTTCAAGAAGTCATCAAACGCCAAGCCGAATTAATCGCTAAATGGCAATTGGCTGGTTTTATCCACGGCGTTATGAACACTGACAATATGGCAATTAGCGGTGAGACAATTGACTATGGCCCTTGTGCTTTCATGGATAGCTTTGATCCGAAAACCGTCTTTAGTTCGATTGATGTTCAAGGCCGATATGCATATGGCAATCAACCGATGATTGCCGGCTGGAACTTAGCACGTTTTGCTGAAAGTCTGTTACCTTTGTTGCACGATACACCTGACGAAGCGGTACGCATGGCACAAGCAGAACTCACCACATATATCGAGCAGTTCCAGAACCATTGGCTTGCAGGCATGCGTAACAAGCTCGGCTTGTTTACTAAAGAAGCAGAGGATACAGAGTTAGCAGAAGCATTATTAAACTTAATGCACACACATGCAGCCGACTACACCAATACGTTCCGAGCATTGACATTCGATAAGCTAAATGACAGCAAGTTGTTTAGCGCAAATGAGTTTAAAAACTGGCATCGCTCTTGGCAAGCGCGTCTCGAACGACAACAGGAGTCGCTCCAAGAAAGTCAGCAATTAATGCGCGATCACAATCCTGCGGTCATTCCGCGCAATCATCGTGTAGAAGAAGCACTAGCTGCTGCTGAATTCCAACAAGACTATAGCTTGTTGCACAATCTCCTTGCAGTTCTAGCTAATCCGTATGCACACTCTGCAGAGCAAGAAGATTATACAGAACCTCCCAAGGCAACGAATAGTCCATATCAAACCTTCTGTGGGACATAA
- a CDS encoding NADH-dependent flavin oxidoreductase, translating into MTITTQFLFEPFTFTSGLTVKNRILMAPMTTSSSDSSGDVTKEELIYYKRRAESGLGAVITACAHVEPLGVGFPSPFGADSDDRIDSLTRLATAIREGGAKAILQIYHAGRMSNEDLLKGNKPVSASAVAALRPNAATPREMNSEEIEATIEAFGEATRRAIEAGFDGVEIHGANTYLLQQFFSPHSNRRTDKWGGDIVSRMNFPLAVIESIQQAVNKYADQPFVVGYRVSPEEREEPGITLDETLAFLTAIVDQGVDYIHVSVGRFFGGSIREEDSRSRVEIIQQHIGSRVPVIGVGGLQTLDHVKEALEVTPLVSLGHALIMDPDWLSKVQKSRDEEIFQAIYLSKKQQLAIPENLWNMVTNAPGWFRVEE; encoded by the coding sequence ATGACGATTACAACTCAATTTCTATTCGAACCATTTACGTTTACATCTGGACTAACCGTTAAAAACCGAATTTTGATGGCACCGATGACCACTTCATCTTCGGATTCTAGTGGTGATGTCACAAAAGAAGAACTGATTTATTATAAACGCCGTGCTGAAAGTGGACTGGGTGCTGTTATTACTGCCTGTGCACATGTCGAACCACTTGGTGTAGGGTTTCCGAGTCCATTCGGAGCAGACAGCGATGACCGCATTGATAGCCTCACACGACTAGCTACAGCTATTCGTGAAGGCGGAGCTAAAGCCATTTTGCAGATTTATCACGCAGGACGTATGTCAAATGAAGACTTATTAAAAGGCAACAAACCAGTTTCAGCAAGTGCTGTAGCAGCACTACGTCCAAATGCCGCTACACCTCGAGAAATGAATTCTGAAGAAATTGAGGCAACAATTGAGGCATTTGGTGAAGCGACAAGACGTGCAATTGAAGCAGGATTTGATGGAGTGGAGATTCACGGTGCTAATACGTATTTGCTTCAGCAATTTTTCTCGCCGCATTCTAATAGACGCACCGATAAATGGGGAGGGGATATTGTTTCACGTATGAACTTTCCACTAGCAGTAATCGAATCGATCCAACAAGCCGTCAATAAGTATGCCGATCAACCATTTGTTGTAGGATATCGTGTTAGTCCAGAAGAAAGAGAAGAGCCTGGTATTACACTAGATGAGACATTAGCTTTCCTAACCGCTATTGTCGATCAAGGCGTTGACTATATTCACGTATCGGTCGGACGATTTTTTGGTGGCTCGATTCGCGAAGAGGATAGCCGCTCGCGTGTTGAAATTATTCAACAGCATATTGGCAGTCGTGTACCGGTTATTGGAGTAGGTGGCTTGCAAACACTAGATCATGTAAAAGAGGCATTAGAAGTTACTCCGTTAGTATCTCTTGGTCATGCGTTAATTATGGATCCTGACTGGCTCTCGAAAGTTCAAAAAAGTCGAGATGAGGAAATTTTTCAAGCAATCTATTTGAGTAAAAAACAACAGCTAGCTATTCCTGAAAACTTATGGAACATGGTGACGAATGCACCGGGTTGGTTCCGAGTCGAAGAGTAA
- a CDS encoding STAS domain-containing protein encodes MSKINKVVGGIELQWNLETGEALFEGRDVVFFWISAMETFFDTIKDISGVEATQLVLETTGFRQGVIVGEGFKSLKQIDTSNVVEWISNTYAPAGWGKVAIVKMDTKHNTFTLHIQNDWEYKMNLLNNKGAEGIFVPSHYAGVLTGLFGINFWYKTIQYQNDSTSYSVVEYFPSEVTVQQNIRELSRKQEADQIQKLEALVDEHTKSLQNLVRELSSPIIPVLEGIIVVPMIGSYDEQRTEDLIVKTLSELPKHKAQYLLVDLTGLNQQITEHTASLIDKLGASARLLGTEVILVGISPELAIVIAQSQNSLKNFESLQSLQHGIYYALGRSGRKIV; translated from the coding sequence ATGAGCAAAATAAATAAAGTTGTTGGTGGCATTGAATTACAATGGAATTTAGAAACAGGAGAAGCGCTTTTTGAAGGTAGAGATGTTGTTTTCTTTTGGATTTCTGCCATGGAAACTTTTTTTGATACGATCAAAGACATTTCAGGTGTGGAAGCAACACAACTTGTACTAGAAACAACAGGATTCCGCCAAGGAGTTATTGTCGGCGAAGGATTTAAAAGCTTAAAACAAATTGACACGTCTAACGTTGTCGAATGGATTTCCAATACATATGCTCCTGCTGGTTGGGGAAAAGTTGCAATCGTCAAAATGGACACTAAACACAACACCTTTACATTACATATCCAAAACGACTGGGAATATAAAATGAACTTGTTGAATAACAAAGGCGCAGAAGGCATATTCGTCCCTTCTCATTATGCGGGTGTATTGACAGGTCTGTTTGGTATCAACTTCTGGTATAAAACCATTCAGTATCAAAACGATAGTACCTCTTATAGCGTCGTCGAATATTTCCCTTCCGAAGTAACCGTTCAGCAAAACATTCGCGAGCTGTCTCGGAAACAAGAAGCTGATCAAATTCAAAAACTGGAAGCACTCGTAGACGAGCATACAAAATCACTGCAAAATTTAGTCCGAGAGCTTTCTTCTCCGATTATTCCTGTGCTTGAAGGCATTATTGTCGTACCGATGATTGGTAGTTATGATGAACAACGGACAGAAGATTTAATCGTTAAAACTTTAAGTGAGCTTCCAAAACACAAAGCTCAATACTTATTAGTTGATTTGACTGGTTTAAATCAGCAGATTACAGAACATACAGCTTCCTTAATCGATAAACTTGGAGCTTCTGCAAGACTTTTAGGAACGGAAGTCATTTTGGTCGGCATTTCACCTGAACTGGCAATAGTGATTGCGCAGTCACAAAACAGCTTAAAAAACTTTGAATCCCTTCAAAGCCTTCAGCACGGCATTTATTATGCGTTAGGCCGCAGCGGTCGGAAAATCGTTTGA
- a CDS encoding oxidoreductase gives MLIGKTAIITGGNSGIGFETAKGLLALDAQVILAVRNTKKGAQARATLLALYPSAQIDVMKLDLADLETVRKFTEQFSKAFDKLDLLINNAGIMAPPFSKTTDGFELQFGSNHLAHFALTGLLLPLLTNTAGSRVVTVSSRAHSRGTIDFDNLDGSKGYQAKKFYNQSKLANLYFALELDKRFKEHGCQTISVACHPGVSATNILKLGSWEIPATVKRVANLFLQSPSMGALSAIYAATETSLIGGEYIGPVAQFQRRGYPTLGTPHDNATDSEISRKLWDVSEKLTTVVYPFKRLS, from the coding sequence TTGCTCATAGGAAAAACAGCCATCATCACAGGTGGCAATAGCGGTATCGGCTTTGAAACGGCAAAAGGTCTGCTAGCACTGGACGCACAAGTTATTCTAGCTGTCCGCAATACGAAAAAAGGAGCTCAAGCGCGCGCGACTTTACTGGCCCTTTATCCTTCTGCTCAAATTGATGTCATGAAGCTGGATTTGGCTGACCTTGAAACGGTTCGGAAGTTTACTGAACAATTCAGCAAAGCCTTCGATAAACTAGATTTGTTAATTAACAATGCAGGAATTATGGCACCTCCTTTTTCAAAAACGACAGACGGCTTTGAACTGCAGTTTGGCAGCAATCATCTTGCCCATTTTGCTTTGACAGGTTTGCTTTTGCCTTTACTAACAAACACTGCCGGTTCACGTGTCGTGACTGTTAGCAGTCGAGCACATAGCCGCGGCACAATCGACTTTGATAACCTTGATGGATCCAAGGGTTATCAGGCAAAAAAATTCTATAACCAAAGCAAGTTAGCTAATTTATATTTTGCGCTAGAGTTAGATAAGCGCTTTAAAGAACATGGCTGTCAGACAATTAGCGTGGCTTGTCATCCTGGTGTTTCTGCCACCAATATTTTAAAACTTGGCAGTTGGGAAATTCCAGCTACTGTTAAACGTGTCGCTAACCTTTTTCTTCAATCACCTAGTATGGGAGCACTGTCAGCAATTTATGCTGCGACTGAAACCAGCCTTATAGGAGGCGAATACATCGGGCCAGTTGCCCAGTTTCAACGAAGAGGCTATCCCACGTTAGGAACACCTCACGACAATGCAACTGATTCTGAAATTTCTCGCAAGCTTTGGGACGTGTCGGAAAAGCTCACAACTGTTGTTTATCCCTTTAAACGACTAAGTTAA
- a CDS encoding NUDIX hydrolase codes for MGYVEELRAVVGHRPLILVGSVVVIVDEEGRLLLEERKFPEGLWGLPGGLMELGESTEDTAKREVMEETGLAIDELKLINVYSGPKHFVVAKNGDEFYVVTTAYYSNKFHGELIVDQKESLSFKFFGPDKLPDRLVGSHRVVIEDYLNNSNHSVRIIVTK; via the coding sequence ATGGGGTATGTAGAAGAATTGCGAGCGGTGGTGGGGCATAGGCCATTGATTCTCGTTGGTTCTGTCGTCGTAATTGTTGATGAAGAAGGCCGTTTGCTGCTAGAAGAAAGGAAATTTCCAGAAGGTTTGTGGGGGCTTCCCGGTGGACTGATGGAACTCGGGGAATCTACAGAAGACACAGCCAAACGAGAAGTCATGGAAGAGACTGGTTTAGCGATTGACGAGTTGAAATTGATCAATGTCTACTCCGGGCCCAAGCATTTTGTAGTAGCCAAAAATGGCGATGAGTTTTATGTGGTCACGACGGCTTATTATTCAAATAAATTTCACGGTGAATTGATTGTTGATCAAAAAGAATCGTTGAGCTTTAAGTTTTTTGGTCCAGACAAATTGCCAGATAGACTGGTCGGTAGTCACCGCGTCGTAATCGAAGACTACCTTAACAACTCTAACCACTCTGTCAGAATAATAGTTACTAAATGA
- a CDS encoding oxidoreductase, whose amino-acid sequence MKQLTGKTAIITGANSGIGLEAATVFADRGAQIIMAVRNLEKGKAARNSILDANSAALVTVIKLDLADLASVRSFAESFTNQYDSLDLLINNAGVMTPPYSKTKDGFELQFGSNHLGHFALTGLLLPVLKKTPHSRVVTVSSLAHKGAKIDFDNLDGTKGYKAMKFYGQSKLANLLFAQELDKRLKEHNLQPMSIACHPGISATNLFKFGKRDAPKLMKSLMHNFLQPPAMGALPTIYAATDLRLTGGEYIGPDGKGQRKGYPTLDTPHASASDHAVSQKLWEVSEKLTGVQFDFSKA is encoded by the coding sequence TTGAAACAGTTAACCGGAAAGACAGCCATCATTACAGGAGCCAATAGCGGTATCGGCTTAGAAGCAGCTACAGTTTTTGCAGACCGCGGCGCGCAAATCATTATGGCTGTGCGCAATTTAGAAAAAGGAAAGGCTGCTCGCAATTCGATTCTTGATGCGAATAGCGCAGCACTTGTAACCGTAATAAAACTCGACTTGGCAGATCTTGCAAGCGTTCGATCATTTGCAGAGAGTTTTACAAACCAGTATGATTCACTCGATTTACTTATTAATAATGCTGGTGTCATGACACCGCCTTACTCAAAAACCAAAGACGGATTTGAACTGCAATTCGGTAGTAATCATCTTGGTCATTTTGCGTTAACAGGGCTGTTGCTACCTGTACTAAAAAAAACACCACATTCACGCGTCGTAACTGTCAGTAGCCTTGCTCATAAAGGGGCTAAAATCGACTTCGATAATCTCGACGGTACAAAAGGCTACAAAGCCATGAAGTTTTACGGTCAAAGTAAACTAGCAAATCTACTATTTGCGCAGGAATTGGATAAACGCTTGAAAGAGCATAATCTGCAACCCATGAGTATTGCTTGCCATCCCGGAATTTCTGCGACCAATCTTTTTAAATTCGGTAAACGAGATGCCCCCAAACTGATGAAGTCGCTCATGCATAACTTCTTGCAACCTCCAGCTATGGGTGCTTTGCCGACTATTTATGCAGCTACCGATTTACGACTTACAGGCGGCGAGTATATTGGTCCTGATGGCAAAGGTCAACGTAAGGGCTATCCAACGTTAGACACGCCTCATGCATCGGCTAGTGACCATGCAGTTTCTCAAAAACTTTGGGAAGTGTCAGAAAAGCTGACAGGTGTCCAATTTGACTTCAGCAAAGCCTGA
- a CDS encoding phosphatase PAP2 family protein: MKKNEKMAGLAFLLLLGGLGLAALFIALFTELAEEVIDKEVAQFDNFIINGMEARASETLDKVMFVFTEMGSVWFLTVLSLVVLGVLGFKMKDKWGALFFVIAVGGGSLLTVLLKNLYVRERPSINPDIDAIGYSFPSGHSMGSLIFYGFVIYLVIRTQHRPWIKWMTVALLSALIIMIGSSRIYLGAHFPSDVLGGYMAGLIWLILNLVALEWIQWHGRSSVPPVHALRKLLGPLYRTVRTKIPFFNK, encoded by the coding sequence ATGAAAAAAAATGAAAAAATGGCCGGCTTAGCTTTTTTATTGCTGCTCGGTGGATTAGGTCTAGCTGCTTTATTTATTGCGTTGTTTACAGAATTAGCTGAAGAAGTAATAGATAAGGAAGTCGCTCAATTTGATAACTTTATTATTAACGGAATGGAAGCCAGAGCAAGTGAAACTTTAGATAAAGTCATGTTTGTCTTTACCGAAATGGGATCAGTTTGGTTTTTGACAGTGTTATCTCTCGTAGTATTAGGCGTACTAGGATTCAAGATGAAAGACAAATGGGGTGCGTTATTTTTTGTCATTGCAGTCGGAGGCGGTTCGCTTTTAACGGTGTTATTGAAAAATCTATACGTCCGTGAACGTCCAAGTATTAATCCCGACATAGACGCAATCGGCTACAGCTTTCCAAGTGGCCATTCGATGGGATCATTGATTTTTTATGGCTTTGTCATTTATTTGGTCATACGCACACAGCACCGGCCTTGGATCAAATGGATGACCGTTGCTCTTTTAAGCGCTCTCATTATTATGATTGGCAGTAGTCGAATCTATCTCGGTGCTCATTTCCCAAGTGATGTGTTGGGAGGCTATATGGCAGGGCTAATTTGGCTAATATTAAACTTAGTCGCATTAGAATGGATTCAGTGGCATGGTAGAAGTTCAGTGCCGCCAGTTCATGCGTTGCGTAAACTGTTAGGACCATTGTATAGAACCGTACGAACAAAAATACCTTTTTTCAATAAGTAA
- the cax gene encoding calcium/proton exchanger: MNRIFGILVAVGVPLTIIGSFLDWPSIAMFFICSISVVALSSFMGRATESLAIVSGPRIGGLLNATFGNAVELIISIFALKAGLIGVVLASLTGSVLGNLLLVVGLSFFCGGIKFKRQMFNVHDASHNSGLLIFAVVVAFVIPEIFSTTMTETETIQLSVGISIIMILLYLAGLFFKLVTHRGVYSHADVKQDSEPEEPEWSKKKAMVILLIATMIVAYVSENLVHTFEEVGEQFGWSELFIGVIIVAIIGNAAEHASALIMAMKNKMDVAVEIAIGSTLQIAMFVAPILVIISLFMPQQMPLVFTVSELVAMITAVFLAINVMNDGESNWFEGLTLLAAYLIMGIGFYLL; this comes from the coding sequence ATGAATCGAATATTTGGAATTCTGGTGGCAGTAGGTGTACCTTTGACGATCATCGGGTCTTTTCTCGATTGGCCAAGCATTGCTATGTTTTTTATTTGCTCTATAAGTGTTGTGGCATTATCAAGTTTCATGGGAAGAGCAACAGAAAGTTTGGCAATTGTTAGTGGTCCTCGTATCGGAGGATTGTTAAATGCCACATTTGGAAATGCGGTCGAATTGATCATCTCCATTTTTGCGTTAAAGGCCGGTTTAATTGGTGTGGTTTTAGCTTCTTTGACGGGTTCTGTACTGGGGAACCTTTTGCTGGTTGTTGGTTTATCGTTTTTTTGTGGAGGCATTAAGTTTAAACGGCAGATGTTTAATGTTCATGACGCTTCGCATAACTCGGGTTTATTGATTTTTGCAGTTGTCGTAGCATTTGTCATTCCTGAAATTTTTTCAACCACAATGACTGAAACTGAGACCATTCAGTTGAGTGTTGGCATCTCAATTATTATGATTCTTTTGTATTTGGCTGGGCTCTTTTTCAAACTGGTCACTCACCGCGGCGTTTATAGTCATGCAGATGTAAAACAAGATTCGGAGCCTGAAGAGCCGGAATGGTCTAAAAAGAAGGCGATGGTTATTCTGCTTATTGCTACTATGATTGTGGCGTATGTTTCTGAAAATCTGGTTCATACTTTTGAAGAAGTAGGAGAGCAATTTGGCTGGTCGGAATTGTTTATTGGTGTTATTATTGTGGCGATTATTGGAAACGCAGCTGAACACGCTTCGGCACTTATCATGGCCATGAAGAACAAGATGGACGTAGCAGTAGAAATTGCTATTGGATCCACGCTGCAAATCGCCATGTTTGTAGCGCCAATACTTGTCATCATTTCTTTGTTCATGCCGCAGCAAATGCCACTAGTTTTTACGGTTTCAGAGCTAGTCGCAATGATTACCGCAGTATTTCTTGCCATTAATGTTATGAACGATGGAGAGTCGAATTGGTTTGAAGGCTTAACGCTACTTGCCGCTTATCTCATTATGGGCATTGGATTTTATTTGTTGTAA
- a CDS encoding redoxin family protein — MKTFLKIILLFTIVLGLGACSSSSPESEANTKNLAPSFELLDLEGNKQNLADYAGQKVYIKFWASWCSICLSGMEELNTLAGEETDFEVLTVVSPGSNAEKSSESFTKWFKGFPNAENITVLLDEGGTFFDEYGVLGYPTSVYISSDGTLVKSQTGHFSNEEIKKSFETIQ, encoded by the coding sequence ATGAAAACATTTTTAAAAATAATTTTATTATTTACCATAGTTCTTGGATTAGGCGCATGTTCGAGTTCTTCACCAGAAAGTGAAGCAAACACTAAAAATCTAGCTCCTTCTTTTGAATTGCTCGATTTGGAAGGAAACAAACAAAACCTTGCAGACTATGCTGGACAAAAAGTTTATATAAAATTTTGGGCTTCTTGGTGTTCTATTTGTTTGAGCGGTATGGAAGAACTAAATACATTAGCTGGTGAAGAAACTGATTTCGAGGTATTGACCGTTGTATCGCCAGGCTCTAACGCTGAAAAAAGTAGCGAATCCTTTACTAAATGGTTTAAAGGGTTTCCAAATGCAGAAAATATTACGGTATTATTAGATGAAGGCGGTACATTTTTCGATGAATATGGCGTACTCGGCTATCCAACATCCGTCTATATCAGTTCGGATGGCACACTTGTTAAAAGCCAGACCGGTCATTTTAGTAATGAAGAAATCAAAAAGAGCTTTGAAACAATCCAGTGA
- a CDS encoding LTA synthase family protein, producing MKSPEYWLYLVLSISKMWLFSIYAETVFSFSFFFLNLASIVVLSSWTLLVSKKKRSWILLILLFLHSTLLVSDLWYYRYFTDFLSIALLSDITQMSDVGGGFLTLIETKDFFFFADLLFFSFILFIMRTKQEVVTQKSKRIFAGAGFVLGLVIVVMPLAINYNDEEKWLVDESISNMREYYQLGFWGYHGLDFARGVGSFLRDDHLSAADEALIQKVNPETPFTVSDSEKPNIIVVQLESFQTSVIDHQVNGQELTPHLNALKKEAQFFPSFYHQTHEGRTSDAEFITLTSLYPLKSGSVYTQYAEENEFSALPELLKNAGYDTAAMHAFRKDFWNRDTVYENIGFNQFFSRPDFPDEQDIGMAVNDETFLTTSIELTEQLTEPYFAFMVALSSHTPYTIPKQFKELDFTGYEDPLLKGYYETVHYVDGAVGTMIEQLKQKDMWDDSLIVFYGDHDSGLTQKDSEMAKELNAKTEIELFELDRRVPLFIKPPHSKEGGINDSVGGQIDIAPTILDLIGIAPPYMLGQSLMDEDSNLTIFRDGSFRFEDLYFKPDLTQPAGNGSCYNVMLGETVPDESCNKFSNVAAEQLRASDLIIQKNALQKIKNANN from the coding sequence ATGAAATCCCCAGAATACTGGCTTTACTTAGTATTATCTATTTCAAAAATGTGGTTATTCAGCATATACGCAGAAACGGTTTTCTCTTTTAGTTTCTTCTTTCTCAATCTTGCTTCCATTGTTGTATTGTCTAGCTGGACTTTACTCGTCAGTAAAAAGAAACGATCTTGGATTTTGTTGATCTTGTTGTTTTTACATAGCACCTTATTAGTCTCGGATCTTTGGTACTATCGTTATTTTACTGATTTTCTTTCGATTGCCTTGCTTTCTGACATTACACAGATGAGTGACGTTGGTGGCGGTTTTTTGACATTAATCGAAACGAAAGACTTTTTCTTTTTTGCTGATTTGCTCTTTTTTTCTTTTATTCTTTTTATTATGCGTACAAAACAAGAAGTCGTAACACAAAAAAGCAAACGAATCTTCGCAGGAGCTGGCTTTGTTTTAGGACTGGTTATTGTTGTAATGCCGCTTGCAATAAATTATAACGATGAGGAAAAATGGCTTGTTGATGAGTCTATCTCAAATATGCGTGAATACTATCAACTCGGCTTTTGGGGTTATCACGGACTGGACTTTGCTCGTGGAGTTGGCTCTTTTTTAAGAGATGATCACTTGTCAGCAGCAGACGAAGCATTGATTCAGAAAGTGAATCCCGAGACCCCTTTTACTGTATCCGATTCAGAAAAACCAAATATTATTGTCGTGCAATTAGAATCGTTTCAAACGTCTGTAATTGATCATCAAGTAAATGGTCAAGAATTAACACCTCATTTAAATGCATTAAAAAAAGAAGCGCAGTTTTTTCCATCGTTTTATCATCAAACACATGAAGGGCGGACTTCTGATGCAGAGTTTATTACTTTAACTTCATTATATCCTTTGAAATCAGGATCTGTTTATACACAGTACGCAGAAGAAAACGAGTTTAGCGCTTTGCCAGAGCTACTAAAGAACGCCGGATATGACACTGCAGCAATGCATGCATTTCGAAAAGACTTTTGGAACCGAGATACAGTTTACGAAAATATCGGCTTTAATCAATTTTTCAGCCGTCCTGATTTCCCCGATGAACAAGACATTGGCATGGCTGTAAATGACGAAACTTTTTTAACTACTTCCATTGAGCTTACTGAGCAGTTAACAGAACCGTATTTTGCATTTATGGTTGCACTTTCTAGTCACACACCTTATACCATTCCTAAACAGTTTAAAGAATTGGATTTCACAGGTTATGAGGATCCCTTACTAAAAGGTTATTACGAAACGGTTCATTATGTAGACGGTGCAGTGGGCACCATGATTGAACAGTTAAAACAAAAAGACATGTGGGACGACTCACTAATTGTTTTTTATGGAGACCATGATAGTGGACTCACTCAAAAAGACAGTGAAATGGCGAAAGAGTTGAATGCTAAAACAGAGATAGAGTTGTTCGAACTTGATCGTCGAGTGCCACTTTTCATTAAACCACCTCATTCCAAAGAAGGAGGCATCAATGATAGTGTTGGTGGTCAAATTGATATTGCCCCAACCATTCTTGATCTTATCGGGATTGCGCCGCCTTATATGCTTGGTCAATCATTAATGGACGAAGACAGCAATTTAACTATTTTTCGAGATGGGTCTTTCCGTTTTGAAGACCTGTATTTCAAACCTGACTTAACACAACCTGCCGGAAACGGAAGCTGTTACAATGTCATGTTAGGGGAAACAGTTCCTGATGAGTCTTGTAACAAATTCAGTAACGTCGCGGCAGAACAACTCCGTGCTTCTGATTTGATCATTCAAAAAAATGCGTTACAAAAAATAAAAAATGCTAACAACTAA